The Sporichthyaceae bacterium genome segment TACCCCGAGGAGCACTTGATGCGCGAGTACCCGAACCTCTACATCGACGGCGCCTGGCAGCCGGCCGGGGTGCCGGGCCCGCTGACCGATGTGCTCGGGGCCGCGGACGGGTCCGTGGTCACCCGGGTCCCGGCGGGTTCGCCTGCCGATGTGGAGCGGGCGGTGCTCGCCGCTCGAAGGGCATTCGAGTCGTGGTCGGCGACTCCCCCGGCCGAGCGTGCCGCGTTTCTGGACGCGCTGGGTAAGGGACTCGAGGCCCGCGCCGACGAGCTCGCGGAGATGATCGCGCTCGAGGTCGGGATGCCGCTCAAGCTCGCGCGCCGGGTCCAGGTGGCCGGGCCGCTGATGGTGCTGGCCTCGTACGCGAAGTTGGCCGCGGAGTACGAGTTCACCGCCGAGGTCGGGAATTCGCTAGTGGTCCGCGAGCCGGCCGGCGTGGTCGGCGCGATCCTGCCGTGGAACTACCCGCTGTTCCTGCTTGTCTCGAAGGTGGGCCCGGCGTTGGCAGCCGGCTGCACGATGGTGCTCAAGCCGGCCGATGTGGCACCCGGTCCGACGTTCTTGTTCGCGCAGGTGTGCGAGCAGGTCGGCCTGCCGGCGGGCGTCTTCAACCTGATCTCCGGGGGCGACGACGTCGGCAAGGCGATCGCGGCACACCCCGGTTTCGATGTCATCTCCTTCACCGGGTCGACGGGCGCGGGCGCCTCGGTCGCCAAGGCCGCCGCGGACAACATCGTGCGGGTCGCCCTGGAACTGGGCGGCAAGTCGGCGAACATCATCCTCGACGACGCCGACCTGGAGAAGGCGGTCACTGCCGGGGTCAACAACGCGTTCCTGAACTCCGGGCAGACTTGCGCGGCGTGGACCCGGATGCTCGTCCCGGCGCAGTTGCAGGACGAGGTCTGCGCGTTGGCCGAGAAGGCCGTCGCCCGGCTGACCGTGGGCCATCCGCTCGACGAGAAGAGCCGGCTGGGGCCGCTGGCCTCCGCGCAGCAACTCGCGACGGTCACGTCCTACATAGAATCCGGCCTGGCCGAGGGTGCTCGACTGGTGGCCGGTGGGGTCGGGACCCCGGACGGCGTCGAGGCCACCGGTTACTACGTCCGACCGACGGTGTTCGCCGACGTGACGCCGGAAATGCGGATCGCCCGCGAGGAGATCTTCGGTCCGGTGCTGTCGATCATGCCGTACGCCGACGAGGACGAGGCCGTCCGGATCGCCAACGACACCGACTACGGGCTGCACGGAGCGGTCTTCTCCGGCGACCCGGACCGCGCGCTGGGCGTGGCCCGTCGGCTGCGCACCGGACAGGTCGACGTCAACGGGGGCGCCTGGAATCCGCTGGCGCCCTTCGGCGGGTACAAGAAGTCCGGTCTCGGCCGAGAGCTGGGCGCTGCCGGTCTCGAGGAGTACCTCGAGACCAAGTCGATCCAGCGCTGACTGAGCTGCGTCGACCCGGCGCGGTTCGCCGCCCGAGAGGCGACGAGGCGTCACAATCGAGCCGCGTCGACGTCCGGAACTTAAGGAAAGGCCGCCGCATGCCGATTTCGGGCACGACCACGCCGGTGCTGACGCGCCGGCAGAGCGTGAGCCCGCCGAGCGCACGATCGCTGCTGCTGACCGTCCTCGGTGAATTGGTGCTGCCGGCCGAGGGTCCGGTGTGGACCTCCGCGCTGCTGCACGTGCTCGACGGACTCGGCGTCGAGGAGAAGTCCGCCCGGCAGGCGATTGCGCGTACCGCGGCCGACGGCTGGATCACCTCGGCCCGCGACGGCCGCCGCGTCCGCTGGGAGTTGGCGCCGCCCGGCCGAGGGCTGCTGACCGAGGGCGCGGCCCGGATCTACGCGGCCGGTGGACACGCCAGCTGGGACGGCACCTGGTTGGTCGTGCTGGCCTCGGTGCCCGAGACGCAGCGCCGGATGCGCCACCAGTTGCAGACCCGGCTGGCCTGGGCCGGGTTCGGCAACCCGACCGCGGGGTTGTGGGTCAGCCCGCACCGGGCCCGTTCCCCCGAGGTCGCGCGGATCATCGCCGACCTCGGGCTGGAGTCCGCCGCGCTGTCCTTCGTCGGCCCCTACGGGGCGATCGGATCCGAGGCCGCGCTGGTCGCCCGGGCCTGGGACCTCGACGAGGTCGCCGGGCAGTACGAGCTGTTCCTCGACGAGTTCAACGAGGGCGAACCCCGCCACGGCGACGCGACGATGTTCGCCCAGATCCGGCTCGTCCATTCCTGGCGTCGTTTCCCGTTCGTCGACCCGGGCCTGCCGGACCAATTGCTGCCCGACAACTGGGCCGGCCATCGCGCGCGAGCCCTGTTCGACCGCAAGCACAGCGCGTGGACCCCGGAGGCGCGCAAACGCTGGGCCGAACTCATCGCGGACTGAGTTCAGTCCGCTGTGGCGAGGAATTCCCGCAGCAGCGCCACGAACTCGTCGGGCCGTTCGACCTGCGGCATGTGCCCGACGCCGGGGAACATCCGCACCGCGGCGTTCGGGAACGTGCGGCGGGCCAGGTCGAAGTGGCCCGGCGGCAGGATCCGGTCGCGGTCTCCCCAGACGATCAGCATCGGCCGTTCGTGGGCGGCCATGGCGGCCAACAGATCCGCACGCCACTCCGGACGCACGCCGCGCAAGGTGCCCAGCGCATGGCCGATCTCGGCCATGAACTCGGCGGCGCCAGGACGTCGGGCCATCCGCAGCGCATGGTCGACCCGGGCGCGGTCGGCCAGCTTCGGGTCGGCGTACAGCGTGCGCTCGGCGTGCCCGAGCCCGACCCGGGTGGGCCGGCGCAGCATCAGCGGGCCGAGCCGCGGCATCGCCAGCATTCGCAGGATGTACGTGACCTCGGGGCCGAATCCCGCGCTGTTGACCAGGGCCAGGCTTGCCACGCGCTCCGGCGCGAGCAGCAGGGTCTGCATGCTCACCGCACCGCCGAGGGAGTTGCCGACCAGGTGCACCGGGCGCCGCTCGTCGACGGCGCTCAGCGTGGTCAGCACCCCCCGGGCCAACGACCCGAGCCCTGCCGGCTCCGGACGCCGGTCGGACATCCCGAAGCCCGGTAGGTCCAGCGCGATCAGTCGGTAGGCATCCGCCAGCCGGGCGAACGTGGCGTCCCAGTCCTCGAGGTTGCGTCCGATGCCGTGCACGAGCACGACCGGCGGCGCCGCCGGGTCGCCGGCAACACGCACCCGGACCTGGCGACCCTCGACCTTCGGGAACAGGTAGCTCATCGGTATCTGCGGCTCAGCTCCAGTCGTAGAAGCCCTTGCCGCTCTTCTTGCCCAGCTCGCCGGCGGCGACCTTGTCGATCAGGATCTGCGGCGGGGCGAAGCGCGGGCCCAAGCTGGCCGCCAAGTGGCGCGAGATGTCCAACCGGACGTCGAGCCCGACGAGGTCGGTCAGGCGCAGCGGACCCATCGGATGGCGGTAACCGAGTTCCATGGCCTTGTCGATGTCGGCCGCCGAGGCCACACCGTCCTCGAACATCCGCATGGCCTCGAGGCCGATCGCGACGCCGAGGCGGCTGGTCGCGAAACCGGGTGCGTTGCGCACGACGATCGGCTCCTTGCCGATCCGTACGGCCAGGGCCCGGGCCGCGTCCAGGACCGCGGGGTCGGTGCGGTCGCCGTTGACGATCTCCACCAGCGCCATCACCCAGACCGGGTTGAAGAAGTGCAGGCCGAGGAAGCGCTCCGGGTGCGCTAGCACGCCGGCCAGTTCGTCGATCGACAGGCCGCTGGTGTTGGTGGCCAGGATCGCCGGCGCGCAGTGGTCCTCGAGATCGCGCAGGATCGCCTTCTTCAGGTCGACCCGCTCGGGCACTGCCTCGATCACGAGGTCCGCGCCGGTGGCCGGCAGCTCGGCGATCGCGCCGACCACCGAGAGGCGCCCGATCAGTTCCTTGGCTGCGGTGTCCTCGAGCTTCCCGCGGGAGACCGCGGACTCCGCCACGCCGGTCAGGCTCGCGACGGCCGCCGCCGCCCGACCCGCGTCGGGTTCCACGATCATGACGTCGTCGCCGGCGGCCGCCAGTACATAGGCGATGCCCAGGCCCATCGTGCCCGCACCGACGACCGCGCTGTAGTTGCTGCTCATCCCTGTCCTGTCTGTCTGGACACACTGACTGCTGGGGACAGTCTTACCTACTACAGTCCATCTGCGCAACGCGATTGGTATGTAGACTATCCGGAGCTGTCCAACAGCTCCCGCGCCGCCCAGGCGTTGGTCCACGTCGAAAGCGCGAGCGCCACGGTGTCGGCCCGTAGGCCGCGGCGCAAGGTCTCGACCCCGATGACGTCGTCCGGTGCGACGTTGCCGAGGTTCGCCTCGGCGCCCAGCCGCTCGACGAACCAGGCCTGCTGGGCCTTGGTCGGCGCCTCGAAGATGATCCGGCCCGCAGGCACCCCGGCGAGCACCGCCTCGATGAGTTCCTTACGCGGCCTGCCCGCGGAGTCGTAGACCCCGACGGTGCCGGACTCGCGGCCCTCGGCGATCACGTAGGAGGCGCCGGCATCGAGATCGGCGAGCATCTCGGAGACCCAGCCGGATGGCTCGGCCGTGACCGCCGAGTCCTTGCAGCCGACCTCGGTCAGGACGCGGAAGTCCTGCGCCAGCTCCCGGATCAACCGACGGCGCCGCCCCGCGCCGAGATCGACGGTGCCGTCGGAGATCTCGATCGTGTCGAAGCCGACCTGGGCGCACCAGGTTGCGAACTCCTTCGTGCGGTCCTGGCTGACTGCCAGCTCGAACAAGGTCCCGCCGGGCGAGATATGCACGCCGGCCGCCCGACAGCGCGCCGCCTTGGCCGCGGCGACGCGCTGCGGCGTGACGTAGGCGGTCCCCCAGCCGAGCTTCACGATGTCGATGTAGTCGCCACCGATCTCGAGCACGGAGGCGAGCATCTGTTCGGGCAATCCCTTGTCGAGCATGTGGGTCAGCCCGCTGGCCCGCGGCTTCGCAGCGCGCGGCGGCAGGTCGAGGAAGCCGGGGACCTCCGGTTCGGTCGGCTCCGTCACGGGAGCAGCTCCGCACGCACGATCGCGGCTCCTTCGCTCAGTGCCTGCAGCTTCCCTCGCGCGGACTCGCGCGGCAACTTCACCAACCCGCAACTGGTGCTCAGCCCGAGCTGCTGCGCCGGCACGACCGACAGCACCGCGCGGATCCGCTGCGCCACCTCCGCGGGCGTCTCGACGACCTGCGTGCGCACGTCGATCACCCCGGCCACCACGTCGCCCGGCCAGGGCGAGTGCCGCAAGGAGGCGAGGTCCTCGGCGTCCAACGCCTCGGTGTTGAGCACCCGCACGTCGGCCTCGAGCACGGTCGGCCACAGCGCCGCCAGCGGCCCGGTGTCCTCGGCCTCGGCAACTTCTGACGGATCGTCACCAAGGACGTAGCGCTTGAACCCGTGGCGACCGCCGCTGACCAGCATGGGCCGGGGCCGGGTGCTGGCCGCCCGGCAGATGTGCACCCAGAACTGCGCCGGAACGCCCCGAACCGCGCGGTTCAGCAACTCGATCTCCCAGTCGCTGACTCCGTGCGACCAGAGGAACTCGTCCACCTGGATGATCGCCGCGCCGGCATCGGCCAGCCGGCGGAAGTCCTCGTTCAACGCGTCGGCCAACGCCGTGCCCAGCTCCCGCTGCGCGCCGTAGAACTTGTCCTCGGCGAACAGGGTCAGCACCTGCAGGCCGGTGTAGGAGACCTTGACCGGACGCGAGGTGGCCCGGCGCACCGCGGCCAGCGTCTCGGTGTGGAACGGCTCCCGGATCGACACCGGGCCCACGCAGCGGGGCGAGACGAACTCCGGCCCCGGCGGCAACTCGAAGCCGTTCAGCCGCTCGTAGTAGTGGTACAGGATCTGGCCGTACGCGCTGCTGCCGCCGTAGACCCGGCCGTCGGCGATCACGTCGAGCCCGGCCTCCTCCTGGTCGCGCACGATCGAGGCGACCGCGTCCAGGAACGCCTCCCGGGGCAGCGCCGCGGGGTCGACGGCGGCCGGATGCCCCGGTCGCGCGCGCACCGCCGCCGCGCCGGCCTCGTCGGGGAAGACCGCCCAAGGCTGGTCGACGTACCACGACGGGTTCGGGTAGTTGCCGACCATCGTGGTCGGCAGCAGGAGGTCGCGCCCGGCGATCAGCATCCCGGCTAGAGAGTGGTCGACATCGCGCCGTCGGCCACCAGGTGCGCGCCGTTGATGTAGGCCGCGCCCGGCGAGGCCAGGTACACGACCATCTCGGCGATCTCCTCGGCGCTGACGACCCGACCGGCCGGGATCTTGCCCAGCAACTGCGGGCCGAGCACCGGGTCCTCCAGACGCCAGCGGATGAACGGGGTGTCCATCCAGCCCGGGCCGATCGCGTTCACCCGGATCCCGGCGCCGGCGTACTCGGCCGCGAGCGCCCGGGTCAGCTGGACCAGGGCCGCCTTGCTGACGCAGTACGGCCCGCGACCGCGCAGCGCCAGGACCCCGCCGACCGAGGCGACATTGACCACGACGCCTTCCCCGCGCGCGAGCATGCCCGGGACGACAGCGCGCGCCATCAGGTAGGGCCCGGTCAGGTTGATCCCGAGGACCGTGTTCCACTCCTCGAGCGGGGTGTCCAGGAACGGCTTCGGGTCGCCCAGACCGGAGATTCCGGCGTTGTTGACCAGCACGTCGATGCGACCGAGCAGTTCGGTGGCCTGCGCCACCCCGGCCGCCACCGACTCGCGGTCCGCGACGTCGATCTCGACACCGCGGATGCCGAGTTCGTCGGCGGTCTTCTCGGTCCCCTGGATGTCGCAGATGCACACGGTCGCGCCACTGTCGCGGGCCAGTTCGGCGATCGCCCGACCGAGGCCCTGGGCGCCGCCGGTGATCAGAACGGTTCGACCGCTGAGGTCATAGGTGTTGGGCACATCGTGACAGTACGCAGCCAATCAGCGGGCGTCCTTGTTCGCTTCGACGGAATCCGGCGGCAATAGTTGCAAGGATCGGACGAACGGGCCGCCGAGCGACGGGCGAATAGGGTTCGCGCGTGGAAGCTGCCGCTGTCGTGCTCGCCGGAGGGCGGTCCTCGCGCATGGGGACGCCGAAGGCCGCGTTGGATTGGCACGGCTCGACGTTGCTGTACCGCACCACCGCGCTGCTGGTCCGCACGGTGGCCGGCCCGGTGGTGGTCGTCCGGGCGCCGGACCAGGAACTGCCCGAACTTCCCCGTGAGGTCCTGGTGGTCGACGACCCGGTGTCCGGGCGGGGCCCGCTGCAGGGCATCGCCGCCGGTCTGGCCGCCGCCGAGGGGGCATCGGTGGCCTTCGTGTCGTCCACCGACATGCCGTTCCTGCATCCTCGGTTCGTGATCCGGGTGCTGGGCGCGATCGACCCGGACACCGACGTCGCGCTGCCGCTGGCGCGCGGTTACCGGCAGCCACTGGCCGCCGGCTACCGCACGGCGCTGGCCCCACTGCTGGCCGAACTGGTCGATGCCGGGGCGCGCAAGCCCGGGATGCTGTTCGAGCACTGCCGGGTCCGGGAACTGCGCGACGCCGACCTGCTGGCCGACCGGGCGCTCGCGGCCGTGGACCCGGAACTGGAGTCGGTGCTGAACCTGAACTCGCCCGAGGACTACACGGCCGCCCGGGCCCGGCCGGCGCCGGAGATCACCGTGGAGCGGTACGGCCCGCTGTTCCGCGGCGGGCCGCGGGCGGTTCGTGTCCGGGCCGCCACGCTGGGCGCGGCGGCGGCGGCGACCGGGGTGGAGTTGGACCCCTACGTCGTGGCCGCGTTGAACGGCGACCGGATCAGCCGCGACCTGCACCTGCCACTGGTGGCCGGGGACACGGTCGCGTTCGTCTCGGCCGACGCCGGCGGCTGACGGACCGTCAGCATCCCCGCGACGTACACTTCGACCATGGCGCCGGGTGGCTACTTCGGACAGGCGCTGATCGTCGACGTGGCTGGCGCCGACGTGGCGACCGAGCGCCTGGACCTGCCTGAGGAGATCCTCCGCGGGTATCTGGGCGGAGTCGGGCTGGGCACCTGGCTGATGCATCAGTTGGCTCCGGTCGGGGTGGAACCGCTGGCGCCGCCGGCGCCGCTGGCCTTCGTCTTCTCCCCGCTCGTCGGCACCCCGTTGACGACCAGCGCGAAGTTCGCCGTGGTCGCCAAGTCCCCGCTGACCGGGCTGTTGAACGACGCCTTGGCCTCCAGCCAGTTCGCCATCGCGGGCAAGCTGACCGGCAACGACGCGTTGGTGATCCGAGGCCGGGCGGACACCTTGTCGGTACTGCTCGTGGACTCCGACGGGGCTCGGCTGGAGCCGGTCGAGGACCTGTCCGGCAGCAGCGCCGCCGAGGCCGAGAAGTCCCTGCGCGAACGGTTCGGGCGCGGTTGGCGCGCCGCGGTGATCGGGCCCGCCGGAGAGCGCGGCATCCGCTACGCCACGATCAGCCACGACGGCCGGCACGCCGGCCGCGGTGGCCTGGGCACCGTGCTGGGTGCCAAGAACCTCAAGGCCGTGCTGGTGCGATCCGCGGGCAAGGCCGCCGTCGCCGACCCCGACGCGGTGTTGGCCGCGGCCCGCGACCTGCGGGCGCGCAGCTTCGGCCCGGCAACTGCGAAGTACCGCGAGCTCGGCACCCTGGGAAATCTGCTGGCCTTCAACGCCGTCGCCAACCTGCCGACGCGCAACTTCACCGCCGCCACCTTCGAAGGCGCGCCGCGGCTGGCAGCGGAGGAACTGCACGACCTGCGGGCGGTCGCCCGCAAGAGCTGCGCTTCCTGCTCGATCGGCTGCGAGCACATCTACCAGCGCAAGGGTGGCGGCAGCCAGCGCATGGAGTACGAGAACACCTTCGCCCTCGGACCGCTGTGCGGCGTCGACGACCCCGACATGGTGATGGAGGCCTCGGCGCTCTGCGATGCCCTCGGCCTGGACACCATCTCCGCGGGCGGCACGATCGCCTGGGCCATGGAGTGCGTCGAACGCGGACTGATCGATGCGCCCTGGCTCCGCTTCGGTGAGGGGGCGTCAGTTCTGCGGATGCTGACCGAGATCGGCGAGCGGTCCACGGAGCTGGGCCGGCTGCTCGGTGAGGGGTCCCGGCGCGCAGCGGCGGTCGTCGGTGGCGGCTCGGGCGAGTTCGCCCCGCACGTGAAGGGGCTGGAGATGCCCGGCTACGAGCCGCGGACCATGCAGGCGATGGCGCTCGGGCTGGCTGTCAACTCCCGCGGCGCGGACCACAATCGAAGCGGCGCCTACGAGGCCGACCTGTCCGGCGAGCACGACCGGCTGGCCGGCGGTGCCCCGCACGTCGCTGCGGCGATCGCCACCGAGGACCGTGCCGCGGTGATGGACTCGATGATCCTCTGCAAGTTCCTGCGCGGGGTGTTCACTGATCCGTTCACCGAATGGGCCGCGCTGCTCGCCCCGGTCACCGGGTGGGACGTCGACGCCGCTGAGCTGCGCGCCACCGCGGCGCGGATCGTGGACGCGAAGCGAAGTTTCAACCTCGCGCACGGCGCCACCGCCGCCGACGACACCCTGCCGCCCCGGCTGCTGGAGACCTCGCTGACCGTCGGTTCCGGCCGCACGGCGTCGTTGACGGCGCAGCGCCTGGGCGGGATGGTTTCGGCGTACTACGCGGCTCGCGGCTGGGATGCCGAGGGACGCCCGCCGGGTACCGTGCTCGCGTCGCACTCTGCTCACTAGGTCGCACTCTGCTCACCAGGAGGTCATGATCACCGCGCTGGACGACCGGACCATCACGTCGACCGTCACGCTGACGATCGACGGCCGAACGGTGAGCGTGCCGGCGGGCACCACGGTGCTTGCGGCTGCTGCGCAGGTCGGCATCGAGATCCCCGTGCTCTGCCACGACGATCGTTACGACCCGGTCGGCGTGTGCCGGATGTGTGTGGTCGACACCGGCGGGCGGGTCTATGCGGCCGCATGCCTGCGCCCGTGCGACGACGGGATGACCGTCACCACCGACTCCCCCGCACTGGACCGCTCCCGCGCGGTGCTCACGGAGCTGTTGCTGTCCGACCAGCGCCCGCGCAGCGAGGACCCGAAGGACGTCACCACCGGCGACAACGCGCTGCTGGCCCTGGCCGACCGGTACGGGGTGTCGAGGGAGACCACCGATCTGCCGCTGGGCACCGGGCGCGGCCGCGACTCCTCCAACCCGGTCATCGACGTCGACCACGACTCGTGCATCCTCTGCGACCGGTGCGTGCGGGCCTGCGACGACATCCAGGGCAACGACGTGATCGGCCGATCCGGCAAGGGCAACGCCACCCGGATCGCGTTCGACCTGAACGACCCCATGGGCAAGTCCTCGTGCGTCACCTGCGGGGAGTGCGTGCAAGCCTGCCCGACCGGGGCCCTGACGAACAAGCCGATCGGCGGGGTGCCCATCCAGCCGCGCGCTCTGCTGGACCAGGTGCAGAGCGTCTGCCCGTACTGCGGTGTGGGCTGCGCGCTGACGTACAACGTCGACCGCGAGCGCAAGGCGATCGTGTTCGCCGAGGGCCGCGACCAGCCCGGCTCGCGCAGCCGGTTGTGCGTCAAGGGGCGCTACGGGTGGGACTACTCGGCCTCGCCGCAGCGGTTGACCGTCCCGCTGATCCGCCGTGAGGACGCCTATCCCAAAGGCCCGTTGTCGGCCGACGTTCGCGGCGACAGCCGTCCCGGCAAGGACCGTAAACGCAAGCCGGGCGGCCTGGTCAACTACGACGAGGTGCTGCCTGCATTCCGCGAGGCGAGTTGGGACGAGGCGCTCGATCTGGTCGCGAGCCGGCTCCGGGCACTGCACACCGAGTCCGGGCCGCCCGCGATCGCCGGCTTCGGTTCGGCGAAGTGCTCGAACGAGGAGGCCTAC includes the following:
- a CDS encoding PaaX family transcriptional regulator C-terminal domain-containing protein, producing the protein MPISGTTTPVLTRRQSVSPPSARSLLLTVLGELVLPAEGPVWTSALLHVLDGLGVEEKSARQAIARTAADGWITSARDGRRVRWELAPPGRGLLTEGAARIYAAGGHASWDGTWLVVLASVPETQRRMRHQLQTRLAWAGFGNPTAGLWVSPHRARSPEVARIIADLGLESAALSFVGPYGAIGSEAALVARAWDLDEVAGQYELFLDEFNEGEPRHGDATMFAQIRLVHSWRRFPFVDPGLPDQLLPDNWAGHRARALFDRKHSAWTPEARKRWAELIAD
- a CDS encoding aldehyde ferredoxin oxidoreductase C-terminal domain-containing protein, giving the protein MAPGGYFGQALIVDVAGADVATERLDLPEEILRGYLGGVGLGTWLMHQLAPVGVEPLAPPAPLAFVFSPLVGTPLTTSAKFAVVAKSPLTGLLNDALASSQFAIAGKLTGNDALVIRGRADTLSVLLVDSDGARLEPVEDLSGSSAAEAEKSLRERFGRGWRAAVIGPAGERGIRYATISHDGRHAGRGGLGTVLGAKNLKAVLVRSAGKAAVADPDAVLAAARDLRARSFGPATAKYRELGTLGNLLAFNAVANLPTRNFTAATFEGAPRLAAEELHDLRAVARKSCASCSIGCEHIYQRKGGGSQRMEYENTFALGPLCGVDDPDMVMEASALCDALGLDTISAGGTIAWAMECVERGLIDAPWLRFGEGASVLRMLTEIGERSTELGRLLGEGSRRAAAVVGGGSGEFAPHVKGLEMPGYEPRTMQAMALGLAVNSRGADHNRSGAYEADLSGEHDRLAGGAPHVAAAIATEDRAAVMDSMILCKFLRGVFTDPFTEWAALLAPVTGWDVDAAELRATAARIVDAKRSFNLAHGATAADDTLPPRLLETSLTVGSGRTASLTAQRLGGMVSAYYAARGWDAEGRPPGTVLASHSAH
- a CDS encoding SDR family oxidoreductase, yielding MPNTYDLSGRTVLITGGAQGLGRAIAELARDSGATVCICDIQGTEKTADELGIRGVEIDVADRESVAAGVAQATELLGRIDVLVNNAGISGLGDPKPFLDTPLEEWNTVLGINLTGPYLMARAVVPGMLARGEGVVVNVASVGGVLALRGRGPYCVSKAALVQLTRALAAEYAGAGIRVNAIGPGWMDTPFIRWRLEDPVLGPQLLGKIPAGRVVSAEEIAEMVVYLASPGAAYINGAHLVADGAMSTTL
- a CDS encoding aldehyde dehydrogenase family protein, whose product is MREYPNLYIDGAWQPAGVPGPLTDVLGAADGSVVTRVPAGSPADVERAVLAARRAFESWSATPPAERAAFLDALGKGLEARADELAEMIALEVGMPLKLARRVQVAGPLMVLASYAKLAAEYEFTAEVGNSLVVREPAGVVGAILPWNYPLFLLVSKVGPALAAGCTMVLKPADVAPGPTFLFAQVCEQVGLPAGVFNLISGGDDVGKAIAAHPGFDVISFTGSTGAGASVAKAAADNIVRVALELGGKSANIILDDADLEKAVTAGVNNAFLNSGQTCAAWTRMLVPAQLQDEVCALAEKAVARLTVGHPLDEKSRLGPLASAQQLATVTSYIESGLAEGARLVAGGVGTPDGVEATGYYVRPTVFADVTPEMRIAREEIFGPVLSIMPYADEDEAVRIANDTDYGLHGAVFSGDPDRALGVARRLRTGQVDVNGGAWNPLAPFGGYKKSGLGRELGAAGLEEYLETKSIQR
- a CDS encoding 3-hydroxyacyl-CoA dehydrogenase family protein, coding for MSSNYSAVVGAGTMGLGIAYVLAAAGDDVMIVEPDAGRAAAAVASLTGVAESAVSRGKLEDTAAKELIGRLSVVGAIAELPATGADLVIEAVPERVDLKKAILRDLEDHCAPAILATNTSGLSIDELAGVLAHPERFLGLHFFNPVWVMALVEIVNGDRTDPAVLDAARALAVRIGKEPIVVRNAPGFATSRLGVAIGLEAMRMFEDGVASAADIDKAMELGYRHPMGPLRLTDLVGLDVRLDISRHLAASLGPRFAPPQILIDKVAAGELGKKSGKGFYDWS
- a CDS encoding cobalamin-independent methionine synthase II family protein, whose product is MLIAGRDLLLPTTMVGNYPNPSWYVDQPWAVFPDEAGAAAVRARPGHPAAVDPAALPREAFLDAVASIVRDQEEAGLDVIADGRVYGGSSAYGQILYHYYERLNGFELPPGPEFVSPRCVGPVSIREPFHTETLAAVRRATSRPVKVSYTGLQVLTLFAEDKFYGAQRELGTALADALNEDFRRLADAGAAIIQVDEFLWSHGVSDWEIELLNRAVRGVPAQFWVHICRAASTRPRPMLVSGGRHGFKRYVLGDDPSEVAEAEDTGPLAALWPTVLEADVRVLNTEALDAEDLASLRHSPWPGDVVAGVIDVRTQVVETPAEVAQRIRAVLSVVPAQQLGLSTSCGLVKLPRESARGKLQALSEGAAIVRAELLP
- a CDS encoding phosphosulfolactate synthase, giving the protein MTEPTEPEVPGFLDLPPRAAKPRASGLTHMLDKGLPEQMLASVLEIGGDYIDIVKLGWGTAYVTPQRVAAAKAARCRAAGVHISPGGTLFELAVSQDRTKEFATWCAQVGFDTIEISDGTVDLGAGRRRRLIRELAQDFRVLTEVGCKDSAVTAEPSGWVSEMLADLDAGASYVIAEGRESGTVGVYDSAGRPRKELIEAVLAGVPAGRIIFEAPTKAQQAWFVERLGAEANLGNVAPDDVIGVETLRRGLRADTVALALSTWTNAWAARELLDSSG
- a CDS encoding alpha/beta fold hydrolase — encoded protein: MSYLFPKVEGRQVRVRVAGDPAAPPVVLVHGIGRNLEDWDATFARLADAYRLIALDLPGFGMSDRRPEPAGLGSLARGVLTTLSAVDERRPVHLVGNSLGGAVSMQTLLLAPERVASLALVNSAGFGPEVTYILRMLAMPRLGPLMLRRPTRVGLGHAERTLYADPKLADRARVDHALRMARRPGAAEFMAEIGHALGTLRGVRPEWRADLLAAMAAHERPMLIVWGDRDRILPPGHFDLARRTFPNAAVRMFPGVGHMPQVERPDEFVALLREFLATAD
- a CDS encoding NTP transferase domain-containing protein, encoding MEAAAVVLAGGRSSRMGTPKAALDWHGSTLLYRTTALLVRTVAGPVVVVRAPDQELPELPREVLVVDDPVSGRGPLQGIAAGLAAAEGASVAFVSSTDMPFLHPRFVIRVLGAIDPDTDVALPLARGYRQPLAAGYRTALAPLLAELVDAGARKPGMLFEHCRVRELRDADLLADRALAAVDPELESVLNLNSPEDYTAARARPAPEITVERYGPLFRGGPRAVRVRAATLGAAAAATGVELDPYVVAALNGDRISRDLHLPLVAGDTVAFVSADAGG